The DNA sequence CCGACCACCCGGATGCCCTCGGTCGCGAGGATCTTCTTCGCGAGAGCGCCGGCCGCTACGCGCATACACGTCTCGCGCCCGCTCGCTCGGCCCGCGCCGCACCAGTCGTTGAACTCGCCGTACTTGATGAAGTGCGTGTACTCCGCGTGGCCCGGACGGATCAGGTCCTTCACGTCGCGGTACTGCTGGACGTGGATGTCGTGCCGATCAACGTTGTAGATGATCATGCCGACCGGAGCGCCGGTTGTCTTGCCTTCGAGCAGCCCCGCGCAGATGTGTACCTGGTCGGTTTCCTTCCTGGGCGAATCGAGCGGAGTCTGCCCGGGCCGCCTTCGGTCCAGTTCCTTCTGTATCTCGGCGTCGGTCAGTTCCATGCCCGCGGGCACGCCGTCCACTATGCAGACCAGCGCGTCGCCGTACGACTCGCCGCATGCGGTCACTCTGAACAGCCTTCCGAATGTGTTTCCTAGCAAGTGCTATCCTCCCTCATAGGTCCCATCAGCCCCGCAGGTCCTGTTTCTGTCCTATGTTTGCTCCCGCGGCCTGCATCAACTCCACGAAGTTCGGGAAGGTGATCGAGACCGCCTCGGCGGTGTCAACCTCAGTCGTCCCGTCGCACCCCATACCCGCGACCGCCAGCGCCATCACGACGCGGTGGTCCGAGTGCCCGTGGACCTCCGCCGCATACATCCCGCCGCCCTGGATGACGAGCCCGTCCGGGCGCTCCTCGACCCGCGCGCCCATCTTCGACAGTTCGTGCGCCATCACGCTGATGCGGTCGGTCTCCTTCAGCCTCGCCTGAGCGACGTTCACCAGCCGCGTCTCGCCGTCAGCGAAGCACGCCGCAGCCGCCATCGCCGGGAGCGCGTCCGGGGTTCCCGAAAGGTCGAACTCCCCCCCGGAGAGCTTCCCTCCCGTGATGCGTATTCCCTCAGGAAGCGCCTCGATCCTCGCGCCCATCGCTCCCAACATCTCCACTATCGCCTTGTCGCCCTGCGAATCGTTCATGTCGAGGCCGAGGAGCGTCATCTCCGAGCCGGTGACCGCTGCCGCGCAGAGGAAGAACGCCGCCGACGAGAAGTCGCCGGGAATCTGCTTGTCGAAGGCTGAGTAGCACTGTCCGCCGGGTATCCCGAACTGCTCGAACCCGTCGCGCTCGTACCTGATCTCCTGCCCGTCAAGCCAGCCGAGCGTCATCTCGATAAACGGCAGTTCGCAGGGGTCGTGTACGCGAATCTCCGTGTCGCCCTGAGACAGCGGGCAGTTGAGCAGGAGCGCGCTCAGGTACTGCGAGGTCTTGCTCCCGTCGAGCTCGATTCTCCCGCCCCTCATCGGTCCCCTGATGACGAGCGGCGGCATGCCGTTCCCTCGCGTCGAGAACGCCTCGACGCCCAGTCCTGAGAGCGCCTCCAGGAGCGGGCCTGCGGGTCGGTTCCGTATCTGCTCGTCCCCGGTGAATACCGAGTACCCGTCCGCCAGGGCCGCCGTCCCCATCGTGAGATAGAGCGTCGTGCCGGAGTTGCCCGTGTCGAGTACGTCGCCGGGCGCGATTGGCCGTCCGCCTACGCCTCGAACCGTCCAGTCGCCGTCCCGCTCGATCTCGGCCCCGAGCTTCCCGCAGACGCTCGCCGAGGCGAGCGGGTCCGCGGCCTCGAGCGGGTTTCGGATCGTGCTCGTGCCGCCCGCGAGCGAGCCGACCACGACCGCGCGTATCGTGTGCGACTTGGAGGCCGGCATCAGCGCCGAGCCTGAGAGCTTCGATCTTCCGACCGAGATGATCACGATTCAGTCCTCATACCACCGAGCGGGACGTCGCCGTTCGGGTACGGCATTATAGCCGAAAGGGGGACCCTTGTCAAAGAATCGGTCGGACGGGGTGCGTTTCGCCGGAGCGGCTGCTCGATGAGGTCGTCTGGCGCGCATGCCTGGCTCCCCAGCCCCTGAGCCCGTCCAGTCTTGAGTAGCCCTCAGGGCATATCGAGAGACGGTGGCGACTCCACGTACAGAACGCGAATTGGCCGGGCGGGACACTCGGCAACCGAGCAAAAAAACCGCCGGGTCCGAGGACCCGGCGGTCTGCATGTTCCATTATTACCGGTTTCCCGGTACTGCCTGACTTACTTCCTGCGTCGGATCAGACCCGCGAGTCCGATCAGACCGGTGCCGAGAGCCAGAAGGCTGCCGGGCTCAGGAATCACGTTCGCGTGGAACTCGAGGTTGTCGAACGCGGCCGTCTTCCCGTTCACCGGGTTGTTGTACACAGTGGTCATGCCGGTGCCCAGGAAGATCCCCGCCGCCTCGTGGAAGTTCGCCCAGCGGGCAGTAGTGCTGTCGAAGTTCAGCGTCAGGTTCGGGGAGGTGCTCGACTGGTTGACGCGCCACTGGATAACGCCGGTTCCGCCGCTGTTCGGGTCGCTCGGAACGGTGTAGTTGAACGTCCAGGTGATCAGCACGTAGCTCCATGCATCCCACACGCGCGGGGCTGCCGGGCCTTGGGTGAACGTGAAGCCCGCGCCGCCCGCGACGGCGGTCACGCCGTCCATCTTGCCGACGCTGTAGCTCCACTGCGCGTACCAGTAGTTCGGGTCGCGGCTGGAGGCGTCCTGAATCTGGGCGGTGGCCATCTTGCCGATGTTGTTCTCACCCGCAGCGCCGTAGATGCCTACTCGGGCCTCGGTGGCGTTCAGCGCGAAGCCGGGGTCATATACCCAGCACTTGATGTAGCCCTGCCTGTAGGTCTTGCCGCCGCTGTTCATGTACTGCATGTTCTTGATGGCGGCGTTGTGGAGGCTGCCGGTGCCGCCTCGCTCAACGACCGCCTGCGAACCGCCGATGCCCGCGCCGGCGACTACGTCCACCGGCACCTCGTCGGTGTAGTAGGGGTTGTCTGCGAGCTGCCAGCCCTGCTGGCCGGGGGTGTGAACCGGCGTCGGGGCCAGAGGCCCGGGGGTGTAACCCTGGTTGGCTTCGAAGCCCGTGGACCAGTTGTACGTGTACGCGGACCATGCCGGTACTGTGGCGACAATGAATATTGCCGCCAGGAGCAGTACTTTCTTCATCTTTCTCTCCTTTCCTCTGTGGATGGCGCTTCCTCGTCACTTCGGAAGTCGCCTCTCATCAGGGGTTCTCGGGTTTTGGAACCGTTCCGGTACGGTCTCACAGGGGGTCTGAGCCAATCTCGTCTCGAACTTCTAGGGAGTTCTAAGGCTCTCTGCTCCAGTGATGCAACCCGGACGGCGCCCGGGACCCGATCCCTTTCAGAGGCTGTCCGTCGGACCTGCTCAGCACTGCGCGCTTTGGTGTCGCGTCTCCCCCGGCGTGAGCCGATCGGCTGAGCTTGCTTGTAATTGGTGCACTTGCGTCAGATGTACCACTTACAATACGAATCATACACCCGACCCCCCTTTCTGTCAAGACCTCCGGCGAAAAACCGGCAAAAATACCAGGTTCCGCCCGGTCTCGGTGGCGCATCGGTGGGATGCCGGTATCTCGATGTCAGTCGGGCCGCCTCGTCGCGGACCCCCCGGGCCGTTCTCCTCGAGTAGCCGCTTCCGTGGCATATCGAGACGCTGACCCACTCTGATCGGGGTTGTCTTCGCAGGCAGACCAACCGACCCCCCCGAGTAGTCCGCTCCCGCGGACACATCGAGGGGCTGACCCACTCTGATCGGGGTTGTCTTCGCAGGCAGACCAACCGACCTCCCCGAGTAGTCCGCTCCCGCGGACATATCGAGGGGCTCACTCAGCGCGGATCCACGGCGTTCCACTTCGCATCTCGCGCATTTCGGCGCAATCATGCTATACTGCAACAGCGTTTCTCCGTGAACGGGAGGGTCTCCACCGGTATGCAGGAAACAACAGCGACGACCGAAGGCCGCCTGCGCCGATATGCCCCGCTCCTCGTGGGCGCGGCGCTGGTCCTGGTCACGCTTGCATCGTATCGGTACGTGTTCCGCGCCGGCTTCGTCTTCGATGACGCCTTCTATCTTGTTCGGAACGCCCACGTGCGGAACGGCCTGGGGTTCGAGTCCGTGAAATGGGCCCTCAGGGCTTTCTACGGCGCGAACTGGCATCCGCTCACATGGCTCTCCTCGATGCTCGACTACCGGGTCTTCGGCGACCGTGCCGCCGGCCACCACGCCGTCAATCTCCTCTTTCACATCGTGAACTCGGTCCTGCTCCTCGTCGTGCTCAGGCGGATGACCGGCAGTCTGTGGAGGAGCGCGTTCGTGGCGGCCCTGTTCGCCCTGCATCCCCTGCACGTGGAGTCCGTCGCGTGGCTCTCCGAGCGGAAGGATGTCCTGAGCGCGTTCTTCATGCTCGCCGCGATGTGGGCGTACGTCGGTTACGCCGATCGCCCTGGTCTCGGCCGATACGCGCTCGTGACCCTCGCCTTCGCGCTGGGCCTGATGTCCAAACCGATGCTGGTGTCTCTCCCGATTCTCCTGCTGATGCTCGACTGCTGGCCGCTCCGGCGCGTCTCGAGCCTCGGCCCCATGCCCCTCCTCATCGAGAAGCTGCCTCTGTTCGCGCTCAGTATCGCGTCCGGGGTGATAACCTATCTAGCCCAGCGGAGCGGCGAGGCCGTGGCCCGGTTGGACAAGTTCCCGTTCGGCCTGCGTGCCGCCAACGCCCTGACATCGTATGTTGCGTACATCTGGAAGACTCTCTACCCGGCGGGTCTCGCCGCGTACTATCCGTATCCGAAGGAAGGAGTGCCGGCGCTCAGCGTGATCGCCGCCGCGCTGCTCCTGGCGGCGGTGACCTTGCTCGCGGTCCGCCTCGCGAGGTCGAGGCCGTACCTGATCGTCGGCTGGCTCTGGTACGTCGTCTCGCTCATCCCGGTGATAGGCCTCGTGCAGGTCGGCGAGCAGGCGATGGCCGACAGGTACATGTACATCCCGATGATCGGGCTGGGGATCGTGGTTGCCTGGGGCGTGCCGGACCTTCTGGCGCGGCCCGGCGGTGCGGCGCCCGTACAGCCTCCGGTGGCTCGCGGCCTTGCGGTGGTCTCCGCGGCCGTCCTGCTCGCGCTTGCCGCAGTCACGTCCGCGCAGGTTCGGCACTGGGAGAGCGACTACACGCTGTTCAGGCGCGTGGTCGAGGTCGCTCCCGGCAGCGCCCTCGCGCACAGCAACTACGGGCTGGCGCTGGCGGAGAAGGGGGAGTATGACAAGGCGATCGAGCAGTACGGAAAGGCTCTCGATGCCGATCCGACTTACGTGCGCGCATACTTCAACCTCGGCAACGCCCTGAAAGAGACCGGAAGGCCTGATGAGGCCGTACTGCAGTTCCGGGAGGCGCTTCGGATTGACCCGAACTATACCGACGCCAAGGTCGCCGCGGCGAACGTCATGGTGGAGCAGGGCGACGAAGACGCAGCCGCCGCTGAGTACGAGAAGGCACTGGAGGCAAATCCGAATGACCCCGTAGCGCATTACAANNNNNNNNNNNNNNNNNNNNNNNNNNNNNNNNNNNNNNNNNNNNNNNNNNNNNNNN is a window from the Armatimonadota bacterium genome containing:
- the aroA gene encoding 3-phosphoshikimate 1-carboxyvinyltransferase, with translation MIISVGRSKLSGSALMPASKSHTIRAVVVGSLAGGTSTIRNPLEAADPLASASVCGKLGAEIERDGDWTVRGVGGRPIAPGDVLDTGNSGTTLYLTMGTAALADGYSVFTGDEQIRNRPAGPLLEALSGLGVEAFSTRGNGMPPLVIRGPMRGGRIELDGSKTSQYLSALLLNCPLSQGDTEIRVHDPCELPFIEMTLGWLDGQEIRYERDGFEQFGIPGGQCYSAFDKQIPGDFSSAAFFLCAAAVTGSEMTLLGLDMNDSQGDKAIVEMLGAMGARIEALPEGIRITGGKLSGGEFDLSGTPDALPAMAAAACFADGETRLVNVAQARLKETDRISVMAHELSKMGARVEERPDGLVIQGGGMYAAEVHGHSDHRVVMALAVAGMGCDGTTEVDTAEAVSITFPNFVELMQAAGANIGQKQDLRG
- a CDS encoding PEP-CTERM sorting domain-containing protein, producing MATAQIQDASSRDPNYWYAQWSYSVGKMDGVTAVAGGAGFTFTQGPAAPRVWDAWSYVLITWTFNYTVPSDPNSGGTGVIQWRVNQSSTSPNLTLNFDSTTARWANFHEAAGIFLGTGMTTVYNNPVNGKTAAFDNLEFHANVIPEPGSLLALGTGLIGLAGLIRRRK
- a CDS encoding tetratricopeptide repeat protein; its protein translation is MQETTATTEGRLRRYAPLLVGAALVLVTLASYRYVFRAGFVFDDAFYLVRNAHVRNGLGFESVKWALRAFYGANWHPLTWLSSMLDYRVFGDRAAGHHAVNLLFHIVNSVLLLVVLRRMTGSLWRSAFVAALFALHPLHVESVAWLSERKDVLSAFFMLAAMWAYVGYADRPGLGRYALVTLAFALGLMSKPMLVSLPILLLMLDCWPLRRVSSLGPMPLLIEKLPLFALSIASGVITYLAQRSGEAVARLDKFPFGLRAANALTSYVAYIWKTLYPAGLAAYYPYPKEGVPALSVIAAALLLAAVTLLAVRLARSRPYLIVGWLWYVVSLIPVIGLVQVGEQAMADRYMYIPMIGLGIVVAWGVPDLLARPGGAAPVQPPVARGLAVVSAAVLLALAAVTSAQVRHWESDYTLFRRVVEVAPGSALAHSNYGLALAEKGEYDKAIEQYGKALDADPTYVRAYFNLGNALKETGRPDEAVLQFREALRIDPNYTDAKVAAANVMVEQGDEDAAAAEYEKALEANPNDPVAHY